Within bacterium, the genomic segment CTACACCATCGGCGCCAAGTGGCTCAAGGAGGAGGGCCCCTATGTGCTGCCGGACGGTTCGACAACTACCGACAAGAATGAGTACAAGGACAAGTGGGTCTATACCGGCCGCGATTCGCTGATCAAGACCTTCAAGCGCGCTGCTGCCAATTTCAAGGTCAACTACAAGATCCCGGTGCCCCCGCCGGCTCCCAGCTTTTTTGAAGTCGCCGGTGGCGGCGATCGCATCCAGCTGAAATGGTCGAACAATGCCGAAAGCTGGCCAGGATTTGCCGGATACAAGATTTTCCGGGCTATTCATACACCGGACACCCTTTTCGACGAGATCTTCGCCTGCGGCAAGGGCACCAGCCATCCCCAGGTCGTCAACAGTTTTGACGACATGACGGCTATCCGTGGTTTTGACTATTACTACTACATCGTCTCCTTCGACGATGGCAGCAGCAACAAAACCACGGCCAATCCCGGCGGCCCGCTCTACAGCAGCATCTTTTACACCAAGACCATCAATCCGACCAACCTGAAGCGCAAGGCGGGAGAATCGCTGGCGGACATCCGCATCGTTCCCAATCCATACAGCATTCGCGCGCGGGACCTGCAGTTCGGCGACAGTGGGCCGGACCGGATCATGTTTTACAACATCCCGGGTGTTTGCACGATCAAGATATTTACCGAGAGAGGCGACCTGATCTACTCCATCGAGCATACCAATGGCAGTGGTGATGAGGCCTGGAATTCCATTACCTCCTCGGCCCAGACGGTTGTCAGTGGGGTTTATATCGTTGTCTTTGAGACGCCTGATGGCCAGAAAGCCGTCCGCAAATTTGTTGTCATCCGTTAAAGGCTATAGACACGCAATCCCAATAGAGGAGTGATGGATTATGAAGCGTATGATCATTGGTATCGTATCCGTTCTTCTGGTGCTTGGCGCCTTTTATACGGATGGCCAGGCGCAGAAAAAGCTCGCCCAGACCGGATGCCAGTTTCTCAGCGTCGGCACCGATGCCCGCGCGACCGGAATGGGTGAGGCCTTCACGACGGTGGAGGGTTCCGGCTCCGCCCTTTTCTACAATCCCGCCGGCATGGCCGGCAATATCAAGAATCTCGATGCCTCCTTCACCCAGATGACCTGGATCGCCGATATCCAGTACCTGGCCCTGTCGCTGGCCGGCCGGCCCTTCCGCGGCCAGTATGGCACCTTCGGCGTCAGCGCCATGGCGATTGACTATGGCGATCTGGACGGCACGGTCGTCGCAGATAATGAGCAGGGTTTTCTGGATACCGGCAAATTTGGGCCGAGCGCGTGGACCGTCGGGCTGGGCTATGCCATCGATCTAACCGACCGCTTCTCAGTCGGCGGGCAGGCCAAATATGTGCATCAGGATCTTGGTCATGTCACCATCCCCTTGAATAATACCGCGCCGTATATCACGGACAAGAAGGATTACCTCAAGAATGTCTTCGCCTTTGATTTCGGCACGCTTTACAAAACCGGGTTCAAGAGTCTCGCCTTTGGCATGTGCGTGCGCAACTTTTCACAGGAAGTCAAGTACGAACGCGAAGGCTTCCAGCTGCCCCTGACCTTCAAGGTGGGCTTTTCGATGGATGCCCTTGATCTCTTCCCCGCGATCGGCAAGAATCACAATTTACTGTTCTCGATCGATGCGGTCCATCCACGCGATTTCCCCGAGTATCTCAATCTGGGCGCCGAGTACAAGCTCATGGATCTGCTGGCTCTGCGCGCCGGCTACATCACGCGGCAGGATGACTATGGCTTCACTGCAGGCTTCGGTGTGAACACCAATTTTGGCGTGAGTATCGATTACTCCTATTCGCCGATGGATGTATTCAATAACGTTCATCGCTTCACTTGCAGATTCGGCATCTAATTCACTGAACGTAGATCCATTGATCCTTAGATGAGGACGTTTGATATGGGAAAGAGAGTTTTCATTGTACAAGCGATCATCCTGGTGGCTGCCTTGATGCTCGTGCTGGCGGGGTGTGAAAGTAATGACTATCCGCCCAGCTTGTATGATCCCAACGCCAAGACCAGTGCTGCGGCGGTCATCACCGCAGTGGATCCTGCCAGTGTCGCCCTTTCGGGCGTGACCCTGATTACCATCACGGGAAGCAATTTTTCGCCGGTGAAGGAGGACAACATCGTCTACTTCAACGCCGAGAAGGGAACGGTGGTGGAGGCCTCGGCGACGCAGTTGAAGGTCCGTGCGCCGATTTACGTCTCCGACTCGATTGCTATCCGCATCGCGGTGAAGAATGCCGAGCTCTTCAGCAACAAATGGCCCTACAAGCTTGAGGCGGCACAGGTGAATCTCCTCACTTTTACGCCTGCCGAGATCCCCTATGGCATCGCGACGGATACTGACGGCAACGTTTATGCCTCGCTGGTGGTCAGCAATGCCGGCGCCGGCGTCAAGATTATCACCCCGGGCGCTGATAAATATGTGGACTATGCCCCAAAAGGCGGTGAGACCTTCTGGTCGGCTATGAAGATGGGCCCGGGCAAAGTGCTCTATTGCGCGCGTAATCTCAAGGGCATTTTTACGATCGCCGCGGCAGCGGCCAAACCGGCAACCTTCGTCTCCTCCGGTCTGGGCACGATCTATGATCTGGATTTTGATGCCAACCACAACCTCTGGGGCGTGGGCAACAACACCGACATCTACCGCATCAAACCGGACAAGAACATTACCAAATTCCCCTTCACCGCCAACCTCAAATCGGTGCGGGTCTACAACGGCTATCTCTATGTCGCCGGCAAGAAGGATAATGCCGACAAGGTCTGGCGGTTCCCCTTCAACGGTGAGGATCTCGGCGCTGTTGAAGAGTATTTTAATTTTTCGGGCAAGGTGGGCGGCGGCTACGGCGTCTACTGTATTACCTTTTCGGCGGATGGCTATATGTACGTCGGTACCGATGCCCCGGAAGCCATCTTTTTGGTCAGCCCCACCGGTTCCTATGAAGCGCTCTATCCGGGCCAATTCTTCCCCAAGACGCTGCTCTTCGCCTGGGGTCCGGGATCCAATCTCTATATGACGCGCGAGCAGGTGCTGGAAGGCGACAAAGTCAAGTATGCCCAGACCATCATTCGCATCAATACGCAAAAGGAGAGTGCGCCTTATTACGGTCTGCAATGACCGGGCGACTTTCCCGCAGATTGTAGTATTCCATAATAACTGGAAGGTGTTCAACTCCTTCCCGGCAAGGAATTGACTCTGAAAGGAGGGTGATCGGCAGAAACAACACGGCAGCACGCTAATGGTAATTCTGTACAGTTGTTCACAAAGGAGGTTAGCATGAAAAAAATGTTAGTGTTCGCCTTTGCGCTGCTTCTGCTCACCGCCGTGGCCGCATCGGCTGGCTGGGAGTTCGTCCGTAATTTTCCCAACAATGACTTTAAGCCGGCCGGTGGTATGGGCTCGCACGGCATCATCGTTGACCGTGAAGGCAAGGTTTGGCTGCAAATGTATGGCGCCACAACAACGATTACCAAGGCAAATGGTACAACCGGCAATACCCGGCAAATCTTCTGCTTCTATCCGGACGGCACCCCCACGCCCTGGAGCGGCGCGAACCTGGTCACTGGCTTTGGTCAGACCGACACCCTCTACAATTCGCATCGCGGCTTGGGCATGGACCATGATGGCAACATCCTCTGGACCGCCTATCCCTACATTTACCGTTTCAACTACAAAACCGGCGAGTTGATGCAGCGTATCGTGCCGCAGAAACTGACCTCGTACTGCGCGCCGGTGGCGGACGCCGATGGTGATATCTACCTGGGCTACGTCCTGCCGGGCAACCCGGTAGAGACCTACGGCGCCGACGGTTCCTACCTCGGCAATGTGACCGATTCGCAGGATGGCTATGGCCGCACGATGGCGGTCACGGATGACGGTCTCTCCGTTTACGTTCCGAGATACGATAAAAAGTTTCTGCTGCGCTACACCCGTCCCGACAAGTTCAGCCCCTTCGCGGTTCCCGATACCCTCTGCCGCGGCGCAGCTACGGCTTCAATGAACTGGAACTACGCCACCGGCAAGCTGTGGCTCGATGGCGGCAACAACGATGAAGCCCCTTCCGGCGGCCGCTACAAATCGATGACCTGGTACGAGATCGATCCGGTCACTTTCACCCCGACGGACAGCATCCAGTGGAAGACCAATGATCCGACCCAACCGGCTGGCGAAAAGCCGCGCGGCATCACCTTCACCGTCACCGGCGACACCGCATACGTCTCCTGTTTCGGCGCGGATTACTATGTTCCGGCGCAGATGTTCGTCAAGACCGCAGGCGGCGATGTCAACGTCACCTTCCGCATCAACATGGGCGTTCAGCAGCAGTATGGCAATTTCAATCCGGCCACCGACAAGGTCGTCATCCGCGGCAGCTTTAACGGTTGGGCGGGTGATGCGGATGAGTGCCTGCCTACGGCTGAAGCGGGTGTCTACGCACTGACCAAGACCTTCCCGGCGGCCCAGGTGGGCACAGATATTGAATACAAGTACGTGCTGATGCCCGGCGATCGTTGGGAGAGCATCGACAACCGCAAGCTGACCATTCCGGGCGCCTCCAAGGTCCTGGATATGGCTTTCTACAACAACATTGACAAGTA encodes:
- a CDS encoding IPT/TIG domain-containing protein; protein product: MGKRVFIVQAIILVAALMLVLAGCESNDYPPSLYDPNAKTSAAAVITAVDPASVALSGVTLITITGSNFSPVKEDNIVYFNAEKGTVVEASATQLKVRAPIYVSDSIAIRIAVKNAELFSNKWPYKLEAAQVNLLTFTPAEIPYGIATDTDGNVYASLVVSNAGAGVKIITPGADKYVDYAPKGGETFWSAMKMGPGKVLYCARNLKGIFTIAAAAAKPATFVSSGLGTIYDLDFDANHNLWGVGNNTDIYRIKPDKNITKFPFTANLKSVRVYNGYLYVAGKKDNADKVWRFPFNGEDLGAVEEYFNFSGKVGGGYGVYCITFSADGYMYVGTDAPEAIFLVSPTGSYEALYPGQFFPKTLLFAWGPGSNLYMTREQVLEGDKVKYAQTIIRINTQKESAPYYGLQ
- a CDS encoding PorV/PorQ family protein, whose translation is MKRMIIGIVSVLLVLGAFYTDGQAQKKLAQTGCQFLSVGTDARATGMGEAFTTVEGSGSALFYNPAGMAGNIKNLDASFTQMTWIADIQYLALSLAGRPFRGQYGTFGVSAMAIDYGDLDGTVVADNEQGFLDTGKFGPSAWTVGLGYAIDLTDRFSVGGQAKYVHQDLGHVTIPLNNTAPYITDKKDYLKNVFAFDFGTLYKTGFKSLAFGMCVRNFSQEVKYEREGFQLPLTFKVGFSMDALDLFPAIGKNHNLLFSIDAVHPRDFPEYLNLGAEYKLMDLLALRAGYITRQDDYGFTAGFGVNTNFGVSIDYSYSPMDVFNNVHRFTCRFGI
- a CDS encoding FlgD immunoglobulin-like domain containing protein, giving the protein MKKMLVFAFALLLLTAVAASAGWEFVRNFPNNDFKPAGGMGSHGIIVDREGKVWLQMYGATTTITKANGTTGNTRQIFCFYPDGTPTPWSGANLVTGFGQTDTLYNSHRGLGMDHDGNILWTAYPYIYRFNYKTGELMQRIVPQKLTSYCAPVADADGDIYLGYVLPGNPVETYGADGSYLGNVTDSQDGYGRTMAVTDDGLSVYVPRYDKKFLLRYTRPDKFSPFAVPDTLCRGAATASMNWNYATGKLWLDGGNNDEAPSGGRYKSMTWYEIDPVTFTPTDSIQWKTNDPTQPAGEKPRGITFTVTGDTAYVSCFGADYYVPAQMFVKTAGGDVNVTFRINMGVQQQYGNFNPATDKVVIRGSFNGWAGDADECLPTAEAGVYALTKTFPAAQVGTDIEYKYVLMPGDRWESIDNRKLTIPGASKVLDMAFYNNIDKYTETKTANVTFQADVTDMLAKGFNPATDEILVLGGFNGWAYNDEWIAQPDLVVPTLYTVTHAITDIAGTTQGWKWRGRPAENFADNGWEGGDNHTFTFTGEDLVLPAFKPNVTPAGKKLSQEVTVTFSVDTKGAKDYFNKKAFPTVEKVVLNGDFAPLGTGGWAGWGVADIGSTLISMFDDGTNGDATAGDQIWTVQVKFPAGSTASHYYKYGIYSTGYTDTLNAGTTPMDNEAGIAMNHVVTISDANPVFVVPTDKFGSQWVKVDRIPTSGLPAEFTLNANYPNPFNPTTFITYDLPMKSHVRLTIFNAMGQIVANLVDGEQNAGSYRVSWNGTNLDGSVAPSGIYFYRLEGNGFAKTMKMTLMK